CGCCGGTTTCCGGATCGACTTCCGCCGGGTGGACCGCGTCGAGGCCGATCAGGCTGGCGAGCACGCTGATCGCGACCAGCGCCAGGATCAGGTAGAAGAACAGGAAGACCGGGTCGGGCAATCGGTTGCCTGCCCGCTCGATCACTCCGAGAAATCCGCGCGATTGCTCGGCAGGTGCCGCAGTTTCCGCCATCGTGTCCCAACTCCCTTGTCGCACGAAGGGCTAACATCCCCAGTCGCGGATGTCGCCCCGCTTTGCAGGGCAATCACCAGCCGATAGGAACGGTCGATGGCCAAGCTCTATTTCTACTATGCGAGCATGAATGCGGGGAAGAGTTCGACCCTGCTGCAGGCGGCGTTCAATTACGGCGAGCGCGACATGCGCGTCTCGCTCTGGACCGCCGCGCTCGACGACCGGCCCGGTTTCGGCGCCATTTCCAGCCGCATCGGCCTGTCCAGCGATGCCCATCGCTTCGACGAGAATACCGATATCGAAGGCCACGTGCTGCGCGAGCATGCCGAGCACCCGTTCGCTTGCGTGCTGGTGGACGAGGCGCAGTTCCTTACCGCGGACCAGGTCTGGCAGCTGGCGCGGCTGGCCGACCGGGCCGGAATCCCGGTGCTCTGCTATGGCCTGAGAACCGATTTC
This sequence is a window from Qipengyuania oceanensis. Protein-coding genes within it:
- a CDS encoding thymidine kinase, whose amino-acid sequence is MAKLYFYYASMNAGKSSTLLQAAFNYGERDMRVSLWTAALDDRPGFGAISSRIGLSSDAHRFDENTDIEGHVLREHAEHPFACVLVDEAQFLTADQVWQLARLADRAGIPVLCYGLRTDFQGALFPGSAALLGIADSLVELKSVCKCGRKATMNLRVDDAGRAVKQGAQTEIGGNDRYVALCRRHFSEALGG